The following nucleotide sequence is from Caldicellulosiruptor saccharolyticus DSM 8903.
CTGCCATCTTCATGACAGGAGGATGGAAGTATATTTTTATTTTGACATGCCAGATGATGCTGTGGTATTCCATTTCATGGGCGAGCCAGGTGAGACAAGACATATTATTGTGAGAAATGAACAGGCGGTAATCAGCCCGAGCTGGTCGATACACTCAGGTGTTGGTACAAAGAGCTATACATTCGTCTGGGCAATGGCAGGGGAGAATCAATCATATTCTGATGTAAATCCGGTTTCTATGAAAGATTTAAGATGAAGGGCAATTTTGGAGGTGGCATTGAATGATATTAGATAAGTTCAAACTGGATGGTAAGGTTGCAATTGTGACAGGAGCATCAAAAGGTCTTGGGCAGGGTATGGCAATTGCTTTGGCTGAAGCCGGTGCAGATATAGTTGGGGTGGCCTCTGGTCCTTGTACAGCGACGAAACAGAAAGTAGAGGCATTAGGTAGAAGATTTTTAGAAATTCAAGCAGATTTGAGAACAATTGAGCCAATCAATATGATAATTGAAAAGACCATTCAAAAATTTGGTAAGCTTGACATTCTTGTTAACAATGCGGGAATAATCAGAAGATGCGATGCAATTGACTTTACAGAAAAAGATTGGGACGATGTTTTAAATCTAAACCTCAAGACAGTGTTCTTCTTCTGTCAAGCTGCCGCAAGACAGTTTATCAAACAAGGAACAGGTGGCAAAATAATAAACATTGCATCCATGCTTTCATTCCAGGGCGGGATAAGAGTTCCATCGTACACAGCAAGCAAAAGCGGTGTTGCAGGAATTACAAAAGCACTTGCAAATGAGTGGGCAAAGTACAAGATAAATGTCAATGCAATAGCACCAGGTTATATGGCAACAGATAATACAAAACCGCTTCGCGAGGACCCTGTCAGAAGTGCGGAGATTCTTTCCAGAATTCCAGCAGGCAGATGGGGTACCCCAGAAGATTTGCAAGGTGCTGTTGTGTTCTTGGCATCATCAGCTTCTGACTATGTAAATGGCTGTATCTTGAACGTTGATGGTGGCTGGCTTGCAAGGTAACCTTTCAATACTTATCCCCGAGGGCTTAAGTATTGCCCTTTGGGGGTTTTACTATCTTGTGCGAAAATCTCTTTTGGCAGATGTTCTTATGAGCAGCGCAAATGCTTTAAAAGAATGAATCCTATCAATGTTAGCTGTTCAGACAATAGAATTTGGAAGAATTTTTGGTACAAAAAATAAAAATTATAAAACACATACATTATAAACCTTAGCAAAA
It contains:
- the kduD gene encoding 2-dehydro-3-deoxy-D-gluconate 5-dehydrogenase KduD is translated as MILDKFKLDGKVAIVTGASKGLGQGMAIALAEAGADIVGVASGPCTATKQKVEALGRRFLEIQADLRTIEPINMIIEKTIQKFGKLDILVNNAGIIRRCDAIDFTEKDWDDVLNLNLKTVFFFCQAAARQFIKQGTGGKIINIASMLSFQGGIRVPSYTASKSGVAGITKALANEWAKYKINVNAIAPGYMATDNTKPLREDPVRSAEILSRIPAGRWGTPEDLQGAVVFLASSASDYVNGCILNVDGGWLAR